The Pirellulales bacterium genome contains a region encoding:
- a CDS encoding DUF1501 domain-containing protein, which translates to RLAPHMNKVALVRSLGHSDPAHLSSGHATLTGHLAPQLNSDAAPPSDRDTPVIGATLARVRQAPGVLPSAVTMPWLAYHPAAPGGQAPGQHGGWLGHSYDPMLLTGDPAKPEWNVDELNLAQGVTSARLDQRQQLLQAVDATRAELHAAGGAADLEQWQSRALSMLTSPEARAAFDLGQESPADRDRYGRNTHGQCVLLARRLVEHGVSLVCVNWHNDGRSFWDTHGDNFNRLKNDLIPPADQALAALLEDLEARNMLDDTLVAWVGEFGRRPQITKANAGREHWPFCYSGLLAGGGIRGGAVYGASDSQATRPSQDPVTPRDFAATMFAALGVSPELKLNDRLGRPMAICDGQPIAPLFG; encoded by the coding sequence CGACTGGCGCCGCACATGAACAAGGTGGCGCTCGTCCGTTCGCTAGGGCATAGCGATCCGGCGCACCTCTCCAGCGGACATGCCACGCTGACGGGCCATTTGGCCCCCCAACTCAATAGCGACGCCGCCCCGCCGAGCGATCGCGACACGCCGGTGATCGGCGCCACGCTGGCGCGTGTGCGACAGGCGCCGGGCGTGTTGCCATCCGCGGTCACCATGCCATGGCTGGCCTACCATCCGGCGGCGCCGGGCGGACAGGCGCCAGGGCAGCATGGCGGCTGGCTGGGGCACAGCTACGATCCCATGTTGCTGACCGGCGACCCCGCCAAGCCCGAATGGAACGTCGACGAGTTGAACCTGGCGCAGGGCGTAACCAGCGCGCGGCTCGACCAACGGCAGCAATTGCTGCAAGCGGTCGACGCCACGCGCGCGGAACTGCACGCGGCCGGCGGCGCCGCCGATCTGGAGCAGTGGCAATCGCGAGCGCTGTCGATGCTTACCTCGCCAGAGGCGCGCGCCGCGTTCGATCTGGGACAGGAGTCGCCCGCCGACCGCGATCGTTACGGCCGCAATACGCATGGCCAATGCGTGCTGCTCGCTCGGCGCCTGGTCGAGCATGGCGTTTCGCTGGTGTGCGTCAACTGGCACAACGACGGCCGCAGTTTTTGGGACACGCACGGCGACAACTTCAATCGGTTGAAAAACGATTTGATTCCGCCCGCCGACCAGGCGCTGGCCGCGCTGCTGGAAGACCTGGAGGCGCGCAACATGCTGGACGACACGCTGGTGGCCTGGGTCGGCGAGTTCGGTCGCCGTCCGCAGATCACCAAGGCCAACGCGGGGCGCGAGCATTGGCCCTTCTGCTACAGTGGCCTGTTAGCGGGCGGCGGAATTCGCGGCGGCGCCGTCTACGGCGCGAGCGACTCGCAGGCCACGCGCCCTTCGCAAGATCCGGTCACACCGCGCGATTTCGCGGCCACCATGTTCGCCGCGCTCGGCGTTTCGCCGGAACTGAAGCTCAACGATCGACTGGGCCGACCGATGGCGATTTGCGACGGCCAACCGATCGCGCCGCTCTTTGGCTAG
- a CDS encoding response regulator, with product MDLAQAIAAWTLTALALAAVTAIVARRWRHASQPPDEVAELRRRCAELEAEIARQAATEQSLQHSVEKYRALVEHANDVVLIAQDGVMKFANPRTESVLGYRHEELVSMPFTDLIVPEDRAMVLDRYLRRLQGEDVPSRYKFRILARGGEPSWVEINTLVVQWEGRPGSLCFLRDVNDQVRAEEQIREAQAAAEEANRAKSRFLANMSHELRTPMNGVIGLTELTLSTPLAAEQRSYLDGVLESAEFMLSLINSILDFSKIEADKITLSAAEFRLRGELSDTIKIVALRAAEKGLELACDVRPDVPDYLIGDAARLRQVLFNLVGNAIKFTAQGEVSLIVERDASAAADAGGVALRFTVRDTGIGIPAEKQKLVFEAFQQADDSITRQYGGTGLGLAICRQLVELMGGKLTVESRPGHGSEFAFSVEFALARAAEEDGAPVDVRGLRALVVDGHPVTRQAIVDMLLAWRIDATAVDFASEAGDKTFDLVIADSRAADIPSSAPLVLVVARPRPGDTREAAAPAGAVLVTRPVTPSDLLEAVLRARAGANAGQTPTPVTKRIAEAAISLRVLLVEDNAINQRVAISWLEKRGHRVVLATGGQQAIDMLAGAPFDAVLMDLEMPGMGGVEATARIRAAEADGGGRIPIIAMTAHALPGDRERCLAAGMDDYLSKPVRPAELFATVERFGGRDGDSRAEPRLAMEARQHAADCLFDRDAALESVGGDAALLSEIIDIFLADCPKWLRDLEATIGDQRGDEARRLAHSLKNSAGYFGASSIRQQAFALEEAARDGRLDEARDMLAALRADLERLLPELAACRDDLACRE from the coding sequence ATGGACCTTGCCCAAGCGATCGCCGCGTGGACGCTCACAGCGCTGGCGCTGGCCGCCGTGACCGCGATTGTCGCGCGGCGCTGGCGCCACGCTTCACAGCCACCGGACGAAGTCGCGGAATTGAGACGACGCTGCGCCGAGCTGGAAGCGGAAATTGCCCGCCAGGCAGCGACCGAGCAGTCGCTGCAACACTCGGTGGAAAAATATCGAGCGCTGGTCGAGCATGCCAACGATGTGGTGCTGATCGCGCAAGACGGCGTGATGAAGTTCGCGAATCCGCGAACCGAATCGGTTCTGGGGTACCGTCACGAAGAGTTGGTGAGCATGCCGTTCACCGATCTGATCGTGCCCGAGGATCGCGCGATGGTGCTCGATCGTTATTTGCGTCGCTTGCAGGGGGAAGACGTTCCGTCGCGTTACAAGTTTCGCATCTTGGCGCGTGGGGGCGAACCGTCGTGGGTGGAAATCAACACGTTGGTCGTGCAGTGGGAGGGACGACCTGGCTCACTGTGCTTTTTGCGCGACGTGAACGATCAGGTGCGCGCCGAAGAGCAGATTCGCGAGGCGCAGGCCGCGGCCGAAGAGGCCAATCGCGCCAAGAGCCGATTTCTGGCGAACATGAGCCACGAACTGCGCACTCCGATGAATGGCGTGATCGGGCTGACCGAGCTCACGCTCTCCACTCCACTGGCCGCTGAGCAGCGAAGCTACCTCGATGGCGTGCTGGAATCGGCCGAGTTCATGCTCTCGCTCATCAATTCGATTCTCGATTTCTCCAAGATCGAGGCGGACAAAATCACGCTCTCCGCCGCCGAGTTCCGGCTGCGCGGCGAGCTGAGCGACACGATCAAGATTGTCGCCTTGCGGGCCGCTGAAAAGGGGCTGGAGCTGGCCTGCGACGTGCGGCCCGATGTGCCCGACTATCTGATTGGCGACGCGGCGCGCTTGCGCCAAGTGTTGTTCAATCTGGTGGGCAACGCCATCAAGTTCACCGCGCAGGGAGAAGTGTCGCTGATTGTGGAGCGGGACGCCAGCGCGGCAGCCGACGCGGGCGGCGTAGCGCTGCGATTTACGGTGCGCGACACTGGCATCGGGATTCCGGCCGAGAAACAAAAATTGGTGTTCGAGGCGTTTCAGCAGGCCGACGACTCGATCACGCGGCAATATGGCGGCACGGGCTTGGGGCTGGCGATCTGCCGGCAATTGGTCGAGCTGATGGGAGGGAAGCTCACGGTCGAAAGTCGGCCGGGCCACGGCAGCGAGTTCGCGTTCTCCGTGGAGTTTGCGCTGGCTCGAGCCGCCGAGGAGGATGGCGCGCCAGTCGATGTGCGTGGACTGCGGGCGCTGGTGGTCGACGGGCATCCCGTCACACGGCAGGCGATAGTCGACATGCTCTTGGCGTGGCGCATCGACGCGACCGCCGTCGATTTTGCCAGCGAAGCCGGCGACAAGACCTTTGATTTAGTCATCGCCGACAGCCGCGCGGCCGACATTCCGAGCTCGGCGCCGCTGGTGTTGGTTGTGGCGCGGCCGCGGCCTGGCGACACGCGCGAAGCGGCGGCGCCCGCCGGCGCGGTGTTGGTCACGCGTCCCGTCACACCGTCCGATCTGCTCGAGGCGGTGCTGCGCGCGCGCGCGGGCGCTAATGCCGGCCAGACGCCCACGCCGGTGACGAAGCGCATCGCCGAAGCGGCCATATCCCTCCGCGTGTTGTTGGTGGAAGACAACGCCATCAACCAGCGCGTAGCCATCAGTTGGCTGGAGAAGCGCGGGCATCGCGTGGTGCTGGCCACCGGCGGCCAGCAAGCCATCGACATGTTGGCCGGCGCTCCGTTCGATGCGGTGCTTATGGATTTGGAAATGCCGGGGATGGGAGGCGTTGAGGCGACCGCGCGGATCCGCGCCGCCGAGGCCGATGGCGGAGGCCGCATCCCGATCATCGCCATGACCGCCCACGCGCTGCCCGGCGATCGCGAGCGCTGTCTGGCAGCGGGCATGGATGACTATCTCTCCAAGCCGGTTCGGCCGGCCGAATTGTTCGCCACGGTGGAGCGCTTTGGCGGCCGCGACGGGGACTCACGCGCCGAGCCGCGGCTGGCGATGGAAGCCCGGCAGCACGCGGCCGATTGCCTGTTCGATCGCGATGCGGCGCTGGAATCGGTGGGGGGAGACGCCGCGCTATTGAGCGAGATCATCGACATCTTTTTGGCCGATTGCCCCAAGTGGCTGCGCGATCTGGAGGCCACGATTGGCGACCAGCGCGGCGACGAGGCGCGGCGGTTGGCCCACTCGCTCAAGAACTCGGCCGGCTATTTTGGCGCCAGCTCGATCCGCCAACAGGCGTTCGCGCTCGAAGAGGCCGCGCGCGATGGACGGTTGGACGAGGCGCGCGACATGCTTGCCGCGCTGCGGGCCGACTTGGAGCGCCTGCTGCCAGAACTGGCCGCCTGCCGCGACGATCTTGCCTGTCGCGAGTGA
- a CDS encoding PQQ-like beta-propeller repeat protein yields MISRRIYAWQPLLPTLLVLCIASPRPQAAESDSGNWPCWRGPLHNAVCLETGLLKAWPEEGPRLAWKVDTIGEGYSTASVMDGVIYTMGNRDGNEQVIALDATQQGKEHWATTIGPVRHDGAGYPGPRSTPAFDEGRLYTLGLNGDLVCLDAHSGRIIWRRDLVADFGGAIPNWGYSESVLVDGPWVLFTPGGSKATLAAVDKATGETVWLSPIGDGAGYSSIIVSKAAGPKQYVQFTAQGLLGVRARDGQFLWRYNAPANGTANISTPVASGPLVFAASGYGTGGGLVELESDDETVTAKQIYFTKSMKNHHGGMVLVGDYLYGSNDPGLLTCLEFKTGKVKWADRAPGKCAVLYADGRIYSRSEDGKVCLVEAQPNGFQLHGQFEQPDRSAQPSWPHPIIANGVLYLRDQGVLLAYDIRGK; encoded by the coding sequence ATGATATCGAGGCGAATCTACGCTTGGCAGCCGTTGTTGCCGACGCTCTTGGTCTTATGCATTGCCAGCCCGCGCCCCCAGGCGGCCGAGAGCGATAGCGGCAACTGGCCTTGCTGGCGCGGACCGCTGCACAACGCCGTCTGTCTCGAAACGGGACTGCTCAAGGCCTGGCCCGAAGAGGGACCGCGGCTGGCCTGGAAAGTCGACACCATCGGCGAGGGATACTCCACCGCTAGCGTGATGGATGGCGTGATCTACACCATGGGCAACCGCGATGGCAACGAGCAGGTCATCGCGCTCGACGCCACGCAGCAAGGCAAGGAGCATTGGGCGACAACCATCGGCCCCGTGCGGCACGACGGCGCCGGTTATCCTGGCCCGCGTTCGACCCCCGCCTTCGACGAAGGACGCCTCTACACGCTGGGCTTAAACGGCGACCTGGTTTGCCTCGATGCTCACAGCGGCCGCATCATCTGGCGACGTGACCTGGTGGCTGATTTCGGCGGCGCGATCCCCAATTGGGGATATTCCGAATCGGTGCTCGTCGATGGACCGTGGGTGCTGTTCACGCCCGGCGGCAGCAAGGCGACCCTCGCGGCGGTCGACAAGGCCACCGGCGAAACGGTTTGGCTGTCTCCCATTGGCGACGGCGCCGGCTACTCGTCGATCATCGTTTCGAAGGCGGCCGGACCCAAGCAATATGTGCAGTTCACCGCGCAGGGATTGTTGGGCGTGCGCGCTCGCGACGGGCAGTTTTTGTGGCGCTACAACGCGCCGGCCAACGGCACCGCCAACATCTCCACTCCTGTCGCCTCTGGTCCGCTGGTCTTCGCCGCCAGCGGCTACGGCACAGGGGGCGGACTGGTCGAACTGGAAAGCGACGACGAGACCGTCACCGCCAAGCAAATCTATTTCACCAAGAGCATGAAGAACCACCATGGTGGCATGGTCCTGGTGGGAGACTATCTCTACGGCTCGAACGATCCGGGATTGCTCACCTGCCTAGAGTTCAAAACCGGCAAGGTCAAATGGGCCGACCGCGCGCCAGGCAAATGCGCCGTGCTCTACGCCGACGGGCGCATTTACTCGCGCAGCGAAGACGGCAAGGTGTGTCTGGTCGAGGCGCAGCCCAATGGCTTTCAATTGCATGGGCAGTTCGAGCAGCCAGACCGCAGCGCGCAGCCCAGTTGGCCCCATCCGATCATCGCCAATGGCGTCTTGTATCTGCGCGATCAGGGGGTGCTGCTGGCGTACGACATTCGCGGCAAATAG
- a CDS encoding tetratricopeptide repeat protein: MSDRFANDVEFNKLCAGEPAQLVGVMLEIAADEYPHLEREPVDRALARLGAAARRRLRMAGDDLSLHDKLVEISRLLFVEEGFHGNREAYYDPRNSYLHEVLERRVGIPISLSIVYLAVAAAAGVEVRGVPTPGHFLLSAVGDAEVWFIDPFGDGEVLDLNGARGRLIELFGTHGAVSDEAFCSASNFEIVVRVLRNLKAAYAMDDRWAETLPVQERLVAMMPERQEERRDLGLILLRTGRPHQALAWLCPYVEQCDADNARMMQPYLKTARKMAAEMN, translated from the coding sequence ATGTCGGATCGTTTTGCCAACGACGTGGAATTCAACAAGCTGTGCGCCGGTGAGCCCGCGCAGCTAGTGGGCGTGATGCTGGAGATCGCCGCCGACGAGTACCCGCATCTGGAGCGAGAACCCGTGGATCGGGCGCTGGCTCGTCTGGGGGCGGCGGCCCGCCGGCGGCTACGGATGGCGGGAGACGATTTGTCGCTGCACGACAAACTCGTCGAGATTTCACGCCTCTTGTTTGTGGAAGAAGGGTTCCACGGCAATCGTGAGGCGTATTACGACCCCCGCAATAGCTATTTGCACGAAGTGCTTGAGCGGCGGGTGGGCATCCCCATCTCACTGTCCATCGTCTACCTGGCGGTGGCGGCCGCGGCCGGGGTTGAGGTGCGGGGTGTGCCGACGCCGGGACACTTTTTGCTGTCGGCCGTCGGCGACGCCGAGGTGTGGTTCATCGATCCCTTCGGCGATGGTGAAGTGCTCGACTTGAACGGCGCGCGCGGGCGGCTGATTGAGCTGTTTGGAACTCACGGCGCTGTCAGCGACGAGGCGTTTTGCTCGGCGAGCAACTTCGAAATCGTCGTCCGCGTTTTGCGCAATCTGAAGGCCGCCTACGCCATGGACGACCGCTGGGCCGAAACGCTGCCGGTGCAAGAGCGGTTGGTGGCGATGATGCCCGAGCGCCAAGAGGAGCGGCGCGATTTGGGGCTGATCTTGCTGCGCACTGGCAGGCCGCATCAGGCGCTGGCGTGGCTATGTCCGTATGTCGAGCAGTGCGACGCCGACAACGCGCGAATGATGCAGCCGTATCTGAAGACGGCGCGGAAGATGGCGGCGGAGATGAACTAA